One window of the Rufibacter radiotolerans genome contains the following:
- the kdsA gene encoding 3-deoxy-8-phosphooctulonate synthase — MIITIPNLQHTSSGNFFLMAGPCAIEGEEMAMEIAEQLVQISDRLQIPLIFKGSYRKANRSRRDSFTGIGDEKALRILEKVGKTFNIPTVTDIHETHEAAMAAEFVDVLQIPAFLCRQTDLLIAAAETGKVVNIKKGQFLSGESMRFAVEKVKESGNGNVILTDRGNSFGYSDLVVDFRNITIMRENQVPVVMDVTHSLQQPNQSSGVTGGRPALIETIAKAAIAVGADGLFLETHPDPMSARSDGANMLPLAQLESLMRRLIRIREAIQFE, encoded by the coding sequence ATGATCATTACCATCCCAAACCTACAGCATACGTCCTCCGGGAATTTCTTTCTCATGGCAGGTCCCTGCGCCATTGAAGGCGAAGAAATGGCCATGGAGATTGCCGAGCAACTGGTCCAGATCTCTGACCGTCTGCAGATTCCTTTGATCTTCAAGGGTTCTTACCGCAAGGCCAACCGTTCCAGAAGAGACTCGTTTACGGGCATAGGCGATGAGAAGGCCCTGCGTATTCTGGAGAAAGTGGGTAAGACCTTCAATATCCCCACCGTCACCGACATCCATGAAACCCATGAGGCCGCCATGGCCGCCGAGTTTGTAGACGTACTCCAAATTCCCGCGTTCCTGTGCCGCCAGACAGACCTATTGATTGCCGCCGCCGAGACCGGCAAGGTGGTGAATATTAAAAAGGGGCAGTTTCTGTCTGGCGAGTCTATGCGGTTTGCCGTGGAGAAAGTAAAGGAATCTGGCAATGGCAATGTCATCCTCACGGACCGGGGCAACTCCTTCGGGTATTCAGACCTGGTGGTGGATTTTAGGAACATCACCATCATGCGCGAGAACCAGGTGCCGGTGGTCATGGACGTAACCCACTCCCTTCAGCAGCCCAACCAGTCCTCAGGCGTGACCGGGGGCCGGCCTGCCTTGATTGAGACCATTGCCAAAGCAGCCATCGCCGTGGGCGCCGACGGGTTGTTTCTTGAGACGCACCCAGACCCTATGTCGGCCCGTTCAGACGGTGCCAACATGTTGCCGCTGGCGCAGCTGGAAAGCCTTATGCGCCGCCTGATCAGGATTAGAGAAGCCATCCAGTTTGAATAA
- the cphA gene encoding cyanophycin synthetase has protein sequence MKIAEIRIMRGPNYWSVKHPKIVVLKLDMEEHAGVLTTQIPEFGTRLLKMFPGMAEHRSTEGHEGGYMKRVQEIGVPLSNVLEHVALELQTLGGMNSGFGRNYHAPQPGFEYVVFSYQEEKAGEYAAHAALRAVLALAKNEPYDISPDIEKLHEIREDEHLGPSTYSIVSEAVARGIPYIRLNKNSLIQLGYGVNQKRIQATMTCRTASFAVEIAGDKNATKEMLYEAGVPVPKGDIVYDLAELKQAVKDLGYPIVTKPLDGNHGKGAGINIKTWEEAVTGFEMARKYSDAVIVEQFIEGFDFRLLVVNKKFVAAAKRTPAMVVGDGTSTVQQLIDKVNSDPRRGVGHEKVLTKITLDNDTNGILVKKGYTLETVPAAGEELYLKSTANLSTGGTATDVTDLIDPYNVLMAERIAGTIGLDICGIDVVTSDIAIPLQEARGAVIEVNAAPGFRMHTSPTDGLPRNVAEPVIDMLFPGQCPSRIPIIAITGTNGKTTTTRLIAHMVKSKGYQVGFTTTDGIYIQDKLLEKGDTTGSKSAEFVLRDPTVNFAVLECARGGMLRSGLGFEQCDIGIVTNVAEDHMGLRDIYTLEDMARVKAVVPKSVSKNGYAILNADDDNVFAMATDVESKVAFFSMDENNPRILKHVAQGGLAAVFENGFISIFKNTYKIRVDRVADIPLTFGGRARFNIENVLAATLAGYISQFEISEIKTALRTFLPSASKTPGRMNLFKFPTFEVLVDYAHNPAGMKGIAEFLQNVDARKHVGVVAGVGDRRDEDIFELGKLAAKMFDEVIIRTDKDLRGRSADEINNIVIEGIMHVDPAKPVKVIQQEMIAIAYALEHAEKNSFITIFSEDIPEAIKLIENFKVIQDRRVMLD, from the coding sequence ATGAAAATCGCTGAGATACGCATTATGCGTGGACCAAATTACTGGTCTGTGAAACACCCTAAAATTGTAGTGCTCAAACTGGACATGGAGGAACATGCCGGGGTCCTTACTACCCAGATCCCGGAGTTTGGCACACGGTTGCTGAAAATGTTCCCGGGAATGGCAGAGCACCGGAGCACCGAAGGGCATGAAGGAGGCTATATGAAGCGGGTTCAGGAAATAGGGGTGCCTCTGAGCAATGTGTTGGAGCATGTGGCCCTTGAACTGCAAACTCTGGGCGGTATGAATTCCGGTTTCGGCCGAAATTATCACGCCCCCCAGCCAGGATTTGAATATGTAGTCTTCTCTTACCAGGAAGAAAAAGCCGGCGAGTATGCCGCCCACGCCGCCCTTCGTGCCGTTCTGGCGTTGGCCAAAAATGAGCCTTATGATATCTCCCCAGATATAGAGAAACTGCATGAGATACGGGAAGACGAGCACCTGGGGCCGAGTACTTACTCCATTGTCTCAGAAGCGGTGGCCCGGGGCATCCCTTACATACGGTTAAACAAGAACTCCCTTATCCAGCTGGGCTACGGCGTGAACCAGAAGCGAATTCAGGCGACCATGACCTGCCGGACCGCTTCTTTTGCGGTAGAGATAGCCGGAGATAAAAACGCCACCAAGGAAATGCTTTATGAAGCGGGCGTTCCTGTCCCTAAAGGGGATATTGTCTATGACCTGGCGGAACTGAAGCAGGCGGTTAAAGATTTAGGCTATCCTATTGTCACCAAACCTCTGGACGGCAACCATGGCAAAGGTGCGGGTATCAACATCAAAACCTGGGAAGAGGCCGTAACGGGCTTTGAAATGGCCCGCAAATATTCTGATGCCGTGATTGTGGAGCAGTTCATTGAAGGGTTTGATTTCCGGCTGCTGGTGGTTAACAAAAAGTTTGTAGCCGCCGCCAAGCGCACACCGGCCATGGTGGTAGGCGATGGCACTTCTACGGTGCAGCAACTTATTGATAAGGTTAACAGTGACCCACGCCGGGGGGTGGGCCATGAGAAGGTGCTTACCAAAATTACCCTGGACAATGACACCAACGGAATCCTGGTCAAAAAAGGATATACCCTGGAGACCGTACCCGCAGCCGGCGAAGAACTTTACCTCAAAAGCACCGCCAATCTTTCTACCGGCGGTACTGCCACAGATGTTACCGATCTTATTGACCCCTACAACGTGCTCATGGCCGAGCGGATTGCCGGCACCATTGGCCTGGACATCTGTGGTATAGACGTGGTCACCTCAGATATTGCCATTCCTTTACAGGAGGCCCGGGGTGCGGTGATTGAGGTGAACGCGGCCCCCGGTTTCAGGATGCATACGTCCCCCACTGATGGCTTGCCCCGGAACGTGGCCGAGCCCGTGATAGACATGCTTTTCCCGGGCCAGTGCCCATCCCGTATTCCAATCATTGCCATTACCGGTACCAACGGCAAAACCACCACTACCCGCCTTATTGCCCATATGGTGAAATCTAAAGGCTATCAAGTAGGCTTTACCACCACAGACGGCATCTATATTCAGGATAAGTTACTGGAGAAAGGTGACACCACAGGGTCTAAAAGTGCGGAATTTGTGCTGCGCGACCCTACCGTGAATTTTGCCGTGCTGGAGTGCGCCCGCGGGGGCATGTTGCGCTCTGGACTGGGCTTTGAGCAATGTGACATTGGCATTGTGACCAACGTTGCCGAAGACCACATGGGGCTTCGCGACATCTATACCTTAGAAGACATGGCCCGCGTGAAGGCGGTGGTACCCAAGAGCGTGAGTAAAAACGGCTATGCCATCCTGAACGCCGATGATGACAACGTGTTTGCTATGGCTACTGATGTGGAGTCTAAGGTTGCCTTTTTCAGTATGGATGAGAACAACCCGCGCATTTTAAAGCACGTGGCCCAGGGAGGCCTGGCGGCGGTGTTTGAGAACGGTTTCATTTCCATCTTCAAGAACACCTATAAAATACGCGTAGACCGCGTGGCGGATATTCCGCTCACGTTTGGGGGAAGGGCCAGGTTCAATATTGAGAACGTGCTGGCGGCCACGCTGGCGGGCTATATTTCCCAATTTGAGATCTCAGAGATCAAAACCGCTTTGCGCACCTTCTTGCCCTCGGCCTCCAAGACGCCCGGCCGTATGAACCTCTTCAAATTCCCTACCTTTGAGGTGCTGGTTGATTATGCGCACAACCCTGCGGGCATGAAAGGCATTGCCGAATTCCTGCAGAATGTGGATGCCCGCAAGCACGTGGGAGTAGTGGCAGGAGTAGGGGACCGCCGCGATGAGGATATCTTTGAGTTAGGCAAACTGGCCGCCAAGATGTTTGATGAGGTCATCATTAGAACGGACAAGGACCTGCGGGGCCGGTCAGCTGATGAGATCAACAACATTGTGATTGAGGGCATTATGCACGTAGACCCGGCCAAGCCCGTGAAGGTGATTCAGCAGGAGATGATTGCCATAGCCTATGCCCTGGAGCATGCAGAGAAGAACTCGTTTATCACCATTTTCTCAGAAGACATACCTGAGGCCATTAAGCTCATTGAGAACTTCAAGGTGATCCAGGACCGTAGGGTCATGCTGGATTAG
- the ung gene encoding uracil-DNA glycosylase, with protein MQVKIESSWQKVLEDEFQKPYFKDLIEFVKSEYANTEVYPPGKRIFHAFEECPFDKVRVVILGQDPYHGQGQANGLAFSVAEGMRSPPSLLNIFKEIESDLGKPIPKTGNLERWAEQGVLLLNATLTVRAHQAGSHQKKGWEEFTDAVIKKVSDLKENVVFMLWGAYAQKKGLIIDEKKHLVLKAAHPSPFAADKGFFGSKHFSKANAYLKAHGQPEIDW; from the coding sequence ATGCAGGTAAAAATTGAAAGTAGCTGGCAAAAGGTGCTGGAAGACGAATTTCAAAAGCCTTACTTTAAAGATTTAATTGAGTTTGTAAAGTCTGAATACGCCAACACCGAGGTGTACCCGCCCGGTAAACGCATTTTCCACGCCTTTGAGGAATGTCCCTTTGACAAGGTGCGCGTAGTCATTCTGGGCCAGGACCCCTATCACGGCCAGGGGCAGGCCAACGGCCTGGCTTTCTCGGTAGCCGAAGGCATGCGCTCTCCTCCTTCCTTGCTTAACATATTTAAGGAGATAGAGTCTGACTTGGGCAAACCCATCCCTAAAACTGGAAACTTGGAACGCTGGGCCGAGCAGGGGGTACTGCTGTTGAACGCTACCCTTACTGTAAGGGCCCACCAGGCGGGTTCTCACCAGAAGAAAGGGTGGGAGGAGTTCACCGATGCCGTCATCAAGAAAGTATCTGACCTGAAAGAAAATGTGGTGTTTATGCTCTGGGGCGCCTACGCCCAGAAGAAGGGCCTCATCATTGACGAGAAAAAGCACCTGGTCCTTAAAGCGGCCCACCCGTCTCCCTTCGCCGCCGATAAAGGCTTCTTCGGGTCCAAGCACTTCAGCAAAGCCAACGCTTACCTTAAAGCCCACGGCCAGCCTGAGATTGACTGGTAA
- the apaG gene encoding Co2+/Mg2+ efflux protein ApaG, with protein MDTKTTQGVTVNVTTNYLPDYSSPAQQHFVFAYKITIENNSEFTVKLLRRHWHIFDSNNEVREVEGEGVVGQQPVLEPGESHQYVSGCNLKTSIGKMAGTYLMERLVDGKQFQVTIPEFTLIIPYKLN; from the coding sequence ATGGATACGAAAACCACCCAAGGAGTCACTGTCAACGTCACGACAAATTACCTCCCTGACTATTCCAGTCCGGCCCAGCAGCACTTTGTCTTCGCGTACAAGATCACCATTGAGAATAACAGCGAATTTACGGTAAAGTTATTACGCCGCCACTGGCATATCTTTGATTCTAACAATGAGGTGCGCGAGGTGGAAGGCGAAGGCGTAGTAGGCCAGCAGCCCGTGCTGGAGCCCGGCGAAAGCCACCAATACGTCTCCGGCTGTAACCTCAAAACCAGCATTGGCAAAATGGCCGGTACATACTTGATGGAGCGTCTGGTAGACGGCAAGCAGTTCCAGGTCACTATTCCCGAGTTCACCCTCATAATCCCGTATAAACTTAACTAA
- the rpsA gene encoding 30S ribosomal protein S1, giving the protein MANVDDFNWDQFESQGFGGSYSAAQRAEMEQMYADTLNTVQEEEVIKGTVVGITDRDVILNIGFKSDGLVPVSEFRDMPDLKIGDEVEVFIEDQEDPNGQLILSRKKAKIVKAWERIYSALENDTVLEGVVKRRTKGGLITDLYGVEAFLPGSQIDVKPIRDFDIYVGRKMEVKVVKINAAFDNVVVSHKVLIEKDLEQQRAAILNNLEKGQVLEGVIKNMTNFGVFIDLGGVDGLLHITDISWGRINHPQEVLELDQKVNVVVLDFDDDKKRISLGMKQLTAHPWDALPAEVEVGSRVKGKIVNVADYGAFLELMPGVEGLIHVSEMSWSQHLRNPQDFIKQGDEIEAVVLTMDRNDRKMSLGIKQLSEDPWTKQDVLTKYAVGTKHTGVVRNLTNFGLFIELEEGVDGLVHVSDLSWTKKIKHPSEFVKVGDNLDVVVLELDASARRLALGHKQLEENPWDTFASVFTVGSTHKATVLEKSDRGATLELPYGIEGFAFPKGLAKEDGTAVEAGEQLDFKVTEFSKDDRKIILSHTAVHTAQPEDAKRKKFEKKETPAAGSAKAAAPAAPKKDEVRSTLGDLDALSALKDQMMENEKEAGEKKLAAAAQARTTKPADAESTEAESTETAE; this is encoded by the coding sequence ATGGCAAATGTAGATGATTTTAACTGGGACCAATTTGAGTCTCAGGGTTTCGGTGGAAGCTACTCTGCTGCGCAGAGAGCGGAAATGGAACAAATGTATGCCGACACCCTGAACACTGTTCAGGAAGAGGAAGTGATTAAAGGTACCGTTGTTGGTATCACAGATCGCGACGTTATCCTTAACATCGGGTTTAAATCTGATGGTCTGGTGCCGGTATCAGAATTCCGTGACATGCCGGATCTGAAAATCGGTGATGAGGTAGAGGTTTTCATTGAAGACCAGGAAGACCCTAACGGTCAGTTGATCCTGTCTAGAAAGAAAGCTAAAATCGTTAAAGCTTGGGAAAGAATTTACAGCGCGCTTGAGAACGACACTGTTCTTGAAGGTGTTGTGAAGCGCCGTACCAAAGGTGGTCTGATCACTGACCTTTATGGTGTAGAGGCCTTCTTGCCAGGTTCACAAATTGACGTGAAACCAATCCGCGACTTCGACATCTATGTTGGTCGTAAGATGGAAGTGAAAGTGGTGAAAATCAACGCCGCTTTTGATAACGTAGTAGTATCGCACAAAGTCCTGATCGAGAAAGATCTGGAGCAGCAGCGCGCCGCCATCCTGAACAACCTGGAAAAAGGTCAGGTTCTGGAAGGTGTGATCAAAAACATGACCAACTTCGGTGTGTTCATCGACCTTGGTGGTGTAGACGGTCTGTTGCACATCACGGATATTTCATGGGGACGCATCAACCACCCGCAAGAGGTGTTGGAGCTAGACCAGAAAGTAAACGTGGTAGTTCTGGACTTCGACGACGACAAGAAGCGTATTTCTTTGGGTATGAAGCAATTGACTGCTCACCCTTGGGATGCCCTGCCAGCCGAAGTAGAAGTTGGCTCACGTGTAAAAGGCAAGATTGTAAACGTAGCCGATTACGGTGCGTTCTTAGAATTGATGCCAGGCGTAGAAGGTTTGATCCACGTGTCAGAAATGTCATGGTCTCAGCACCTGCGCAACCCACAAGACTTCATCAAACAAGGTGATGAAATTGAGGCGGTTGTGTTGACTATGGACCGTAACGACCGCAAAATGTCTCTGGGCATTAAGCAGTTGTCTGAAGATCCTTGGACCAAGCAAGATGTATTGACTAAGTATGCCGTAGGTACCAAACACACTGGTGTTGTGCGTAACCTGACAAACTTTGGTCTGTTCATTGAGCTGGAAGAAGGCGTAGACGGTCTGGTACACGTATCTGACCTGTCCTGGACCAAGAAAATCAAGCACCCATCTGAGTTCGTGAAAGTTGGTGACAACTTAGACGTAGTAGTTCTGGAACTTGATGCTTCTGCCCGTCGTCTGGCCTTAGGCCACAAACAACTGGAAGAAAACCCTTGGGATACTTTCGCGTCTGTATTCACCGTTGGTTCTACCCACAAAGCAACTGTGTTAGAGAAATCTGACCGTGGTGCCACGTTGGAGCTGCCTTACGGTATTGAAGGATTCGCGTTCCCTAAAGGCTTAGCCAAAGAAGACGGTACTGCCGTTGAAGCTGGTGAGCAATTAGATTTCAAAGTAACTGAGTTCTCTAAAGATGACCGTAAGATCATCTTGTCTCACACTGCCGTTCACACTGCCCAGCCAGAGGACGCCAAGCGTAAGAAATTTGAGAAGAAGGAAACACCAGCCGCCGGTTCTGCCAAAGCTGCTGCTCCTGCTGCCCCTAAGAAAGACGAGGTTCGTTCTACCTTAGGTGACTTAGATGCGCTGTCTGCGTTGAAAGACCAGATGATGGAAAACGAGAAAGAAGCCGGTGAGAAGAAGTTAGCTGCCGCGGCTCAGGCCCGCACTACTAAACCAGCCGATGCTGAATCTACTGAAGCAGAATCTACTGAAACTGCCGAATAA
- a CDS encoding polysaccharide deacetylase family protein: protein MGAPDGGQRKGRRSRKKVSAHLGAIIRGDTAQKRLTLVFTGHEFADGYEPIRQALRKHRVKAAFFLTGDFYRNPAFAPVIKGLKQDGHYLGAHSDKHLLYTDWQKRDSLLVTKGQFTVDLFANYVEMERFGITEQEAPFYLPPYEWYNQQIADWTKELGLTLLNYTLGTLSHADYTYPSLGKQYRSSQVILDSIMDWEQKDPQGLNGFLLLLHLGTDPRRTDKFYFKLDTLLTELEKRGYRFVSLPEALR from the coding sequence ATCGGCGCACCAGATGGAGGGCAAAGGAAAGGCAGGAGGTCCCGGAAAAAAGTAAGTGCCCACCTGGGGGCCATTATCAGGGGAGATACGGCCCAGAAGCGCCTGACCCTGGTCTTTACCGGCCACGAGTTTGCCGATGGTTATGAGCCTATCAGACAGGCACTCCGGAAGCACCGCGTCAAGGCCGCCTTCTTCCTCACCGGCGACTTTTACCGCAACCCGGCCTTTGCGCCGGTCATTAAAGGCTTGAAGCAGGACGGCCATTACCTGGGCGCGCACTCAGACAAGCACCTGCTCTACACCGATTGGCAAAAGCGGGACTCGTTGCTGGTGACCAAAGGCCAGTTCACGGTAGATTTGTTTGCCAACTACGTAGAGATGGAGCGGTTTGGCATAACCGAGCAAGAGGCGCCTTTCTATCTGCCGCCCTATGAATGGTATAATCAGCAGATAGCCGACTGGACCAAAGAGTTGGGCCTAACGCTCCTGAACTACACCCTAGGCACCCTCTCCCACGCAGATTACACTTACCCCAGCCTGGGCAAACAATACCGCTCCAGCCAGGTGATTCTGGACTCTATTATGGACTGGGAGCAAAAAGACCCACAAGGGCTGAATGGCTTCCTGCTCCTGCTGCACCTGGGCACCGACCCGCGACGCACCGATAAATTCTACTTTAAGCTTGACACCTTGTTGACGGAATTGGAGAAAAGAGGCTACCGGTTTGTCTCTCTGCCAGAGGCTTTGCGCTAA
- a CDS encoding methyltransferase domain-containing protein: MSQEAILDQQYWEQRYRQQQTGWDVGAITPPLKAYVDQLPTKDLKILIPGGGNGYEAEYLHQQGFTQVYLLDIAAAPLQNFRERVPTFPAEHLLQEDFYTLSQSSFDLVIEQTFFCALPRSLRGAYARQMFEILKPAGKLAGVLFSEEFTAPGPPFGGRSAEYQAYFEPYFKFLHFEPCYNSVKPRQGKELFIELERRERPQFIA; the protein is encoded by the coding sequence ATGAGCCAGGAAGCCATTCTAGATCAACAGTACTGGGAGCAGCGCTACCGCCAGCAGCAAACCGGCTGGGACGTCGGCGCCATCACGCCGCCCCTAAAAGCCTACGTGGATCAGTTACCCACCAAAGACCTCAAGATCCTGATCCCGGGCGGGGGCAACGGGTACGAGGCCGAATACCTGCACCAGCAGGGTTTCACGCAGGTCTATCTGCTGGACATTGCAGCGGCCCCGCTCCAGAACTTCAGGGAACGCGTCCCCACTTTTCCGGCGGAGCACCTGTTGCAGGAGGATTTCTACACCCTTTCTCAGTCCTCTTTTGACTTGGTTATAGAGCAGACATTCTTTTGCGCCCTGCCCCGGTCTTTGCGCGGCGCCTACGCCCGGCAGATGTTTGAGATCCTGAAACCCGCCGGGAAGCTGGCCGGGGTCTTGTTTTCGGAGGAGTTCACCGCGCCCGGTCCGCCCTTTGGCGGAAGGTCAGCCGAGTACCAGGCCTATTTTGAACCCTATTTCAAATTCCTGCACTTTGAGCCCTGCTACAATTCAGTAAAGCCCCGCCAGGGGAAAGAACTGTTCATAGAGCTGGAAAGACGGGAGCGGCCTCAGTTTATCGCGTAA
- a CDS encoding O-methyltransferase, which translates to MIYRYASFWWRSGNAHGLHSPFVFNLYCHIIHHKGHFPAYDAVEGLRQQLLQDQTVLEVTDFGAGSHVGATRKRKVADIAITAAKSARLGQLLFRLANHFQPATMLELGTSLGLTSAYLGLARQSADFYTFEGCPAIAAQARKNLDALGLAQIKIVEGNLDQTLSQTLQKLDKVDFVFFDGNHRYEPTLRYFEECLSKAHEGSVFIFDDIYWSSEMAQAWQKIKQHPRVLLTVDLFYMGLVFFRTNQPKQHFTLRF; encoded by the coding sequence ATGATCTACAGGTACGCCTCCTTCTGGTGGCGTTCAGGGAATGCGCATGGTTTGCACTCCCCTTTCGTCTTCAATCTTTATTGCCACATCATCCACCACAAAGGTCATTTTCCGGCTTATGACGCCGTGGAGGGCTTGCGCCAACAGCTCCTGCAGGACCAGACCGTGCTGGAGGTCACGGACTTTGGGGCCGGTTCTCACGTGGGCGCTACCCGCAAGCGGAAGGTAGCCGACATTGCCATCACGGCGGCCAAATCCGCCCGTTTAGGTCAGTTGCTATTCAGGCTGGCCAACCATTTTCAGCCGGCCACCATGCTGGAGTTGGGTACTTCCTTGGGCCTCACCAGCGCCTACCTGGGCCTGGCCCGCCAATCTGCTGACTTCTACACCTTTGAAGGCTGCCCCGCCATTGCCGCCCAAGCCCGTAAAAACCTGGACGCTCTGGGCTTGGCCCAAATAAAGATAGTGGAAGGTAACCTGGACCAGACCCTTTCCCAGACCCTGCAGAAACTGGACAAGGTGGATTTTGTGTTCTTTGACGGTAACCACCGCTATGAGCCTACCCTGCGGTATTTTGAGGAATGCCTCTCCAAAGCACATGAAGGCAGCGTTTTTATCTTTGATGATATTTACTGGTCCAGTGAGATGGCGCAGGCCTGGCAAAAAATAAAGCAGCACCCGCGGGTGCTGCTCACAGTAGACTTGTTCTATATGGGGCTGGTCTTCTTTAGAACAAACCAACCCAAGCAGCATTTCACGCTGCGTTTCTAG
- a CDS encoding cyanophycinase: MKVSEQEKKPRQSIEYKLPNGTVIAIGGKENKGESPEEEEDQGRNINFEKTEILERFLQELQGKNPLIVVIPTASTQPKKAGKTYVDVFKKLKANHVEILDIRSREDSCNPKFLKVIEKAAGIMFTGGDQLRLTSIFGGTEIMRLIKERYFNEKLVVAGTSAGAAAMSTQMIYQGKNDAGFIKGSVSITAGLELLNDVAIDTHFISRGRIVRMLQMIATNPTFIGIGLEEDTGVVVKKGREMEVVGSGLVTVVDGRCITNTNIYEVKEGVPVTIRDMTVHLLGKGDTYTIEVF, from the coding sequence GTGAAAGTTTCTGAACAAGAGAAGAAGCCCAGGCAATCTATTGAGTATAAACTCCCCAATGGAACGGTGATAGCCATAGGAGGGAAAGAAAACAAAGGAGAGAGCCCAGAGGAAGAGGAAGACCAAGGACGAAACATCAATTTTGAGAAGACCGAGATTCTGGAGCGCTTTCTCCAGGAGCTTCAGGGTAAAAATCCACTTATAGTCGTAATCCCCACCGCTTCCACTCAGCCAAAGAAAGCCGGGAAAACCTATGTAGACGTATTCAAAAAACTGAAGGCCAACCACGTGGAGATCCTGGACATCCGTTCTCGGGAAGATTCCTGCAACCCCAAGTTCCTTAAGGTCATAGAGAAAGCGGCGGGGATTATGTTCACCGGTGGCGACCAATTGCGGCTTACCTCCATCTTCGGTGGCACCGAGATCATGCGTCTGATAAAGGAACGGTATTTCAATGAAAAATTGGTAGTGGCCGGCACCAGTGCCGGGGCCGCCGCCATGTCTACCCAAATGATCTACCAGGGCAAGAATGACGCAGGTTTTATCAAAGGCTCCGTAAGTATCACTGCGGGCCTGGAGTTGCTGAATGACGTAGCCATTGACACGCATTTCATCTCGCGGGGCCGTATTGTGCGTATGTTACAGATGATTGCCACCAACCCTACATTCATTGGCATTGGCCTGGAGGAAGATACGGGCGTGGTAGTGAAGAAAGGCCGTGAGATGGAAGTGGTAGGCAGTGGGTTGGTGACGGTGGTAGACGGAAGGTGCATCACCAACACCAATATTTACGAAGTAAAAGAAGGGGTACCCGTAACCATAAGAGACATGACCGTACATCTGCTGGGTAAAGGAGATACTTATACCATTGAAGTTTTTTAA